Proteins from one Rosa chinensis cultivar Old Blush chromosome 7, RchiOBHm-V2, whole genome shotgun sequence genomic window:
- the LOC112177425 gene encoding uncharacterized protein LOC112177425, protein MGNCMETCAQNQQEEDQMQQMQKQKGDEIRFGKEGINSGEDGKLRVKIVLTKEELQMLMLQLQDKGGKKSLEEVLEEIQKGRGKLVLVEEAWKPSLDSIMECPELFEDMDR, encoded by the coding sequence ATGGGAAACTGCATGGAGACATGCGCACAGAATCAGCAAGAAGAGGATCAAATGCAGCAGATGCAGAAGCAGAAAGGAGATGAGATTAGGTTTGGGAAGGAAGGCATCAATTCGGGGGAAGATGGAAAATTGAGGGTAAAGATTGTGCTGACAAAAGAAGAGCTACAGATGTTGATGCTTCAGCTGCAAGACAAAGGAGGGAAGAAGAGCTTAGAAGAAGTTCTGGAGGAGATCCAGAAAGGCAGAGGTAAGTTAGTACTAGTTGAAGAAGCTTGGAAGCCTTCTTTGGACAGTATCATGGAATGCCCTGAACTATTTGAAGATATGGATAGATAG
- the LOC112180305 gene encoding putative E3 ubiquitin-protein ligase UBR7 isoform X1 produces the protein MDPAFADEGHDGETVTIEEYLKDVEDQELEADLVLGGDEGKECTYNNGYMKRQAIFSCLTCTPDGNAGVCTACSLSCHDGHEIVELWTKRNFRCDCGNSKFGEFYCKIFPSKDIENVENSYNHNFKGSYCTCGRPYPDPDVEEQVEMIQCCFCEDWFHEEHIGLDSSDEIPRDGEGEPLYEDFICAACSKVCSFLRLYTRIILEARSQNNSSVKTGKDKEVIADEVPLACGSGKLENIPQSSTTNSESVSGGEVSLGENSGKNICSEQCATDADTRPTCAIGVDLAVASPVSESKPMFLSKNWRNALCRCEKCSEFYKQKHINFLIDKEDSIIEYEKMAKQKREEKLQQREGAELSMLDNLGHVEKIEILNGIADIKDELCSFLGSFDPSKAITSADVHQIFENLKKRRRVE, from the exons ATGGACCCTGCGTTCGCGGATGAGGGCCACGACGGTGAGACCGTGACAATCGAAGAGTATCTGAAGGATGTTGAGGACCAGGAACTG GAAGCTGATTTGGTTTTGGGTGGCGATGAAGGCAAGGAGTGTACCTATAATAATGGGTACATGAAGAGGCAAGCAATTTTCTCATGCTTGACTTGCACACCAGATGGTAATGCTGGAGTTTGCACAGCTTGCAGCTTGTCTTGTCATGATGGCCATGAG ATTGTGGAACTATGGACCAAGAGAAACTTCAGATGTGATTgtggaaattcaaaatttggtgagTTCTACTGCAAGATTTTCCCAAGTAAAGATATCGAAAATGTTGAGAACTCCTACAATCATAACTTCAAAGGTTCCTACTGTACCTGTGGCCGCCCCTATCCTGATCCAGACGTGGAAGAACAAGTAGAGATGATACAGTGCTGCTTCTGTGAGGACTGGTTCCATGAGGAACATATTGGTCTTGATTCCTCTGATGAG ATTCCAAGAGATGGAGAAGGTGAACCTCTATATGAGGATTTTATATGCGCAGCATGCTCAAAAGTTTGCTCCTTTCTAAGACTATATACTCGAATCATCTTGGAAGCAAGGAGCCAAAACAATTCTTCTGTTAAGACTGGAAAAGATAAAGAAGTTATAGCAGATGAAGTACCTTTAGCTTGTGGATCTGGAAAGCTAGAAAATATTCCTCAGAGTTCTACTACCAACTCTGAATCTGTATCTGGAGGGGAAGTTTCACTTGGAGAAAATTCTGGGAAGAATATATGTTCAGAGCAATGTGCTACAGATGCTGATACACGTCCTACTTGCGCTATTGGAGTTGATCTGGCAGTTGCTTCCCCTGTTTCAGAGAGTAAGCCAATGTTTCTTTCAAAAAACTGGCGGAATGCTCTTTGCAGGTGTGAAAAGTGCAGTGAATTTTATAAACAGAAGCATATTAATTTTCTAATTGACAAGGAGGACTCAATCATTGAGTATGAGAAAATGGCAAagcagaagagagaagaaaagttgCAGCAACGTGAGGGGGCAGAGTTAAGTATGCTGGATAACCTTGGCCATGTAGAGAAAATTGAGATTCTGAATGGTATTGCAGATATCAAAGATGAGCTTTGTTCTTTCCTG GGATCATTTGATCCATCGAAAGCAATCACATCTGCTGATGTCCACCAGATTTTTGAGAATCTAAAGAAACGCAGGCGTGTAGAGTGA
- the LOC112180305 gene encoding putative E3 ubiquitin-protein ligase UBR7 isoform X2 → MDPAFADEGHDGETVTIEEYLKDVEDQELEADLVLGGDEGKECTYNNGYMKRQAIFSCLTCTPDGNAGVCTACSLSCHDGHEIPRDGEGEPLYEDFICAACSKVCSFLRLYTRIILEARSQNNSSVKTGKDKEVIADEVPLACGSGKLENIPQSSTTNSESVSGGEVSLGENSGKNICSEQCATDADTRPTCAIGVDLAVASPVSESKPMFLSKNWRNALCRCEKCSEFYKQKHINFLIDKEDSIIEYEKMAKQKREEKLQQREGAELSMLDNLGHVEKIEILNGIADIKDELCSFLGSFDPSKAITSADVHQIFENLKKRRRVE, encoded by the exons ATGGACCCTGCGTTCGCGGATGAGGGCCACGACGGTGAGACCGTGACAATCGAAGAGTATCTGAAGGATGTTGAGGACCAGGAACTG GAAGCTGATTTGGTTTTGGGTGGCGATGAAGGCAAGGAGTGTACCTATAATAATGGGTACATGAAGAGGCAAGCAATTTTCTCATGCTTGACTTGCACACCAGATGGTAATGCTGGAGTTTGCACAGCTTGCAGCTTGTCTTGTCATGATGGCCATGAG ATTCCAAGAGATGGAGAAGGTGAACCTCTATATGAGGATTTTATATGCGCAGCATGCTCAAAAGTTTGCTCCTTTCTAAGACTATATACTCGAATCATCTTGGAAGCAAGGAGCCAAAACAATTCTTCTGTTAAGACTGGAAAAGATAAAGAAGTTATAGCAGATGAAGTACCTTTAGCTTGTGGATCTGGAAAGCTAGAAAATATTCCTCAGAGTTCTACTACCAACTCTGAATCTGTATCTGGAGGGGAAGTTTCACTTGGAGAAAATTCTGGGAAGAATATATGTTCAGAGCAATGTGCTACAGATGCTGATACACGTCCTACTTGCGCTATTGGAGTTGATCTGGCAGTTGCTTCCCCTGTTTCAGAGAGTAAGCCAATGTTTCTTTCAAAAAACTGGCGGAATGCTCTTTGCAGGTGTGAAAAGTGCAGTGAATTTTATAAACAGAAGCATATTAATTTTCTAATTGACAAGGAGGACTCAATCATTGAGTATGAGAAAATGGCAAagcagaagagagaagaaaagttgCAGCAACGTGAGGGGGCAGAGTTAAGTATGCTGGATAACCTTGGCCATGTAGAGAAAATTGAGATTCTGAATGGTATTGCAGATATCAAAGATGAGCTTTGTTCTTTCCTG GGATCATTTGATCCATCGAAAGCAATCACATCTGCTGATGTCCACCAGATTTTTGAGAATCTAAAGAAACGCAGGCGTGTAGAGTGA
- the LOC112175323 gene encoding LOW QUALITY PROTEIN: RING-H2 finger protein ATL20 (The sequence of the model RefSeq protein was modified relative to this genomic sequence to represent the inferred CDS: deleted 2 bases in 1 codon) — translation MPPLHIFFSFSLFFLFPQIARAASADCSISSCPNGPPVRFPFRLRRKQRLFCGYRGFDLSCNNQTLLTTLTLPGSGAFLVQRIDYKSQKLWINDPNSCLPKRLLSHPFSFYDTPFSVVGGSKNYTFLNCSSSQTTSTLPATAEYFLPQRWGYMVYAVPSSAYYASAPAAAPSSSASPELCSVISTALVPREVTYEWEVNMAGEVTRGGVAVTWSQPDCSDCEARGKNCGFDTDTGQIMCYDRKKSHVLPRGAKYGIIIGVGIPGLLFIIAIANYIYSRFFGRRHQPSTDDLSTSTALQSTNIVVGLDAPTIESYPKTLLGESRRLPRANDNTCSICLGEYQPKEALRTIPECNHYFHANCIDEWLKLNATCPVCRKSPEGSSHITPSSSVSSSTSSSLASVVQ, via the exons ATGCCTCCATTacacatcttcttctccttctcactcttcttcctctttcctCAAATAGCGAGGGCAGCTTCGGCCGACTGCTCCATATCAAGCTGCCCTAACGGCCCACCGGTCCGATTCCCTTTCCGGCTCAGACGCAAGCAGCGCCTTTTTTGTGGCTATCGAGGGTTCGACCTCTCATGCAACAACCAGACCCTACTCACCACGCTCACCCTCCCCGGCTCCGGAGCCTTCCTCGTCCAGCGCATCGATTACAAGTCTCAAAAGCTGTGGATCAACGACCCCAACTCCTGCCTCCCCAAAAGGCTCCTATCCCACCCCTTCAGCTTCTACGACACTCCTTTCAGTGTCGTTGGCGGTTCCAAGAACTACACCTTCCTCAACTGCTCGTCGTCTCAGACGACGTCAACGTTACCGGCCACCGCC GAGTATTTCTTGCCTCAGCGGTGGGGGTACATGGTCTATGCTGTTCCCTCGAGTGCATACTATGCTTCTGCACCGGCAGCGGCACCGTCATCTTCGGCGTCACCGGAACTATGTTCGGTGATTTCGACTGCTTTGGTTCCGAGAGAAGTGACGTATGAGTGGGAAGTAAATATGGCTGGGGAGGTTACCCGCGGCGGTGTTGCCGTGACGTGGTCGCAACCGGATTGTAGTGATTGTGAAGCCAGGGGTAAAAATTGTGGGTTCGACACAGATACAGGGCAGATCATGTGCTATGACCGCAAGAAAAGCCATG TTCTCCCAAGAGGTGCAAAATACGGCATAATCATAGGTGTGGGAATACCAGGGCTCTTATTCATCATTGCTATCGCAAATTACATCTACAGCAGGTTTTTTGGTCGCCGCCACCAGCCAAGCACAGATGACCTCTCCACCTCCACTGCTCTGCAATCCACCAACATCGTGGTGGGCCTTGACGCCCCAACCATTGAGTCATACCCCAAGACTTTGCTGGGGGAGAGTCGGAGATTGCCCAGGGCCAACGACAACACATGCTCAATTTGTCTGGGCGAGTACCAACCCAAAGAAGCACTGAGGACCATACCGGAATGCAACCACTACTTCCATGCTAATTGCATAGACGAATGGCTCAAACTGAATGCCACGTGCCCAGTATGCCGGAAGTCACCGGAGGGGTCATCTCATATCACCCCTTCTTCTTCAGTGTCCTCATCAACATCGTCTTCTTTAGCCTCAGTAGTGCAATAG
- the LOC112175079 gene encoding putative RING-H2 finger protein ATL21A codes for MACLEIFTFLFFFSFLPHLASTTCRGKCSSDGPTVRFPFWLRDHHSSHCGWLGFNLSCNNQKQTILTFPSSGDFIVDNINYLDQILTIKDPNNCLIKRFLDDEMDLLPLPFSYLHDFANYTFFNCSPKAKQLDWYPTLSCLSSDNYKVTAVPTTHLLHAVPVTTPPSTSSPQAPSPSDPCSVISTDMIPIEQKNYHPEPSNPSEWEDINFRVQLRWDEPDCRFCESANKACGIVQMGIQGPEVGCQNGSSRAAKIATVIGVVMSGILWLVGLALRLTRNDSREQSTAELSILPIDEQLPVGVMGGLDHATIDSYPKTQLGESRELPYSGDNTCPICLGEYQAKETIRTIPECNHYFHANCVDKWLTRNPTCPLCRNPPEGGRDKPLIN; via the exons ATGGCTTGCTTGGAAATCTTCaccttcttattcttcttctccttccttcCTCATCTAGCATCCACCACCTGCCGCGGTAAATGCAGTTCCGACGGCCCAACTGTTCGATTCCCATTCTGGCTAAGAGATCACCACTCCTCGCATTGCGGGTGGTTAGGGTTTAATCTCTCATGCAACAACCAAAAGCAAACCATTCTTACTTTCCCATCTTCCGGGGATTTCATCGTCGACAACATTAATTACTTGGACCAAATCCTAACGATCAAAGACCCCAATAACTGCCTCATCAAGCGGTTCCTTGATGATGAAATGGATCTCTTGCCTTTACCTTTCTCCTACCTTCATGACTTTGCAAACTACACATTCTTCAATTGCTCGCCCAAAGCAAAACAACTAGATTGGTATCCAACCCTCTCTTGCCTCAGCAGTGACAACTACAAGGTCACTGCTGTGCCAACGACTCATTTACTTCATGCTGTCCCTGTTACTACTCCTCCATCGACGTCATCGCCGCAGGCTCCATCACCGTCTGATCCTTGCTCTGTGATTTCAACAGATATGATTCCAATAGAACAGAAGAATTATCATCCAGAACCATCAAATCCATCTGAGTGGGAGGACATTAACTTTCGTGTTCAGCTGCGGTGGGACGAGCCTGATTGTCGTTTTTGTGAGTCAGCTAATAAAGCTTGTGGGATTGTTCAGATGGGTATACAGGGCCCGGAAGTCGGGTGCCAAAATG GCTCTTCAAGAGCTGCAAAGATTGCCACAGTGATAGGGGTGGTAATGTCAGGGATATTGTGGTTGGTTGGGCTTGCATTGAGACTGACAAGGAATGATAGTCGTGAACAATCTACCGCAGAGTTGTCGATTTTACCTATTGATGAACAACTTCCGGTGGGCGTAATGGGGGGCCTTGATCATGCAACGATCGATTCATATCCAAAGACTCAACTCGGTGAGAGTCGGGAATTGCCCTACTCCGGTGACAACACCTGCCCAATATGTTTAGGAGAGTATCAGGCCAAGGAAACAATAAGGACTATACCCGAATGCAACCATTATTTCCATGCTAATTGTGTAGACAAGTGGCTTACAAGGAACCCAACTTGCCCACTTTGTCGAAATCCACCGGAGGGAGGACGAGATAAGCCATTGATAAATTGA